The following are from one region of the Capsicum annuum cultivar UCD-10X-F1 chromosome 1, UCD10Xv1.1, whole genome shotgun sequence genome:
- the LOC107858998 gene encoding uncharacterized protein LOC107858998, with protein MSENSVNIEFSDLCYCFEFCLLRTSRTPSNPGRRFFGCKVSKENDGYRYFRWIDPKPSISVHQYPEVESILTIKCKDGENSCVQLKQKLKVVEQERDTLCEKLKDSEEKLIALRQTLKKVKLKRECAKLKLNRLVLFLLIVLTVKWFFNMV; from the exons ATGTCAGAAAATTCCGTTAACATTGAGTTTTccgatttgtgttattgtttcgAATTTTGTCTATTAAGAACTTCAAGGACTCCATCAAATCCTGGTCGTAGATTTTTTGGATGTAAAGTTTCAAAG GAAAATGATGGATATAGgtactttagatggattgatccaAAACCTTCAATTTCTGTGCATCAATATCCTGAGGTAGAATCGATCTTAACGATAAAGTGCAAAGATGGAGAAAATTCGTGTGTTCAATTGAAGCAAAAGCTCAAAGTCGTTGAACAAGAGAGGGACactttgtgtgagaaattgaaagatagtgAAGAGAAGTTGATTGCATTGAGGCAAACACTCAAAAAGGTTAAACTTAAAAGGGAATGTGCTAAGCTCAAATTGAATAGACTTGTTCTATTTCTTCTCATTGTTCTTACTGTAAAATGGTTCTTTAATATGGTGTAA